tttttaaaatttaacccctaggtatttctcctaacagcagtatgttcataaccctatggtcaatctagttcaagtaacataaatatattagaaattgaataaagcagtttaatcaatcatacaagcttcagaaagcagtaaagagagggtgacacacagatatgttattgaggttcggccaattgcctacgtccccaccttagctaactagcacaaggattatcacaataacttgctcacttaaacgggtgaagcggtacctatacaaactaggtcaattagcacagggctgacctcaacctttacaccaatccttaccgagctggattgccgccccctcaggccatgtctagaatcactcagatatacaatcaaatggtacaatataaatgTGCTTTCACATGAAGTAGATTTGTTCCCAAATgcgcgcaatcacaaacaccacagatgatttaaaatgtaagctcaatatggtctagatagttcaactctcaaaggtattttctatcagtgtaatgcgtacataagagtgtcaacaagcaatctttgtatttcaatatgttctcaatgaagacgctcaaacaaagatattatgcaagtttcaaatatttcaaatagtAGAATATGTCAGTCActtcaactagtgtatatgcttggtttgcaaaagctaagcaatctttgtgttcagcaaatgatataaacttgaataaatattgccacaaagataaGTATatcaagcacaaatatctttccacaaaaatgtcaatatgaatgcCACAAGATATTTAAGTAAGTTTGAGAATATTtctgcaagccaaaaacaaatacaaacttcctaagatattgcaatgataatgcaacactcggaagttcaacacaagtcttcttggGGTAGACTTATTAAagaagcctcctaagaatacttaggttatgctctcgtaaaaatcgattcaaacactcacaaaatgagagagcaaacctctaaataaaaacactcaatacacttacaaatgattcaaAGAAGTGAAGAatgtaagtttgagtggatttggaaagagtatgagcagtaggaaatattttgcttgagagagaaatttggatttttgtttttCTAATCAACTTACTAATTtacccaaatgaaggggtatatatagacatcccatgatttttgaccgttgaggacctattaggaattgttagaaaagtttaatgacattttaaacattttaaccctgtttaaaaaatgtttaactgcagtaaaaataaGGGCAACCTGAGAGATCCAGTTGACCAGAACAGTTTTGGTCTACCAGAACtcatatggctcggtcaaccagggcatttttgaactaagtgatcggtcgactgaaagtgggcgatttcccatttctccgaggttcggtcgaccgggccattttgaactggctggttcgatcgaccagaccgttgggatttttcctgaGGTCCCTCGTtcgaccaggtagttagagtGTCGATTAGATTgtcaaattgttgaccagagagggtttcagtcgaccagggccttggtcaactgttgacataggcctgttttggtcgaccagggcaaaatgaactgccttggccggtcgactgaaagtgcacaatgtgtgcattttggtcctgtttcaatacacattcatcctattcaagtgcctaatgcatgcaagtgcaaaggtgagtgtcctagggttatttaTGTTCAAAATCAAGGCACTGAAAGGATCCTGTGTCAGTCAAcggaagggtaaaccctaaggtcattctatggtcacttttagaagtacttacatgagattcTAAAAAATATATGCACTTAAATCCTAAGTCTTTATGTCGTATAACTTTAACACTGTCCACGCTTGATCAGCACTTTAGTACACTTATATTCTTCATGATATGTAGCTTTAAGTTGGGCTTCATTCAATTTTTTCCATGTATAACAATTTACTTTGTGAAACACATGATTCCTAAATTttaacttgaaagcacaattactaaccttaattttttatcattaaaacgagattaaaccttgttaggccaacatgacatattacatgaattgatttatgagatttttttagtttgtttgtatgtttttaaattcactgaaaataaaaaatgtatattGTTTTCAGCTACTAAACATCCTTaaaaagttttataaatattatgatAGCAAGTAATATTTATGGGAGTATTGAAAGCTATAACATGCAACTAAGAGAAAAGGGATCAAACCCATCAAACATGCCCTTGTGAAGGCCACCAATTTGGCAAGTTCAACAAATCTACCTCCCTTCTTGGCACATAACAATATGCAACTCATAGGGGCCACCTAACAATCATTCCCCAACTAAAATATAAAAAGTCATTCTTTATTTAATTAGAATAAATCCTGTATACGTAGTAGAAAATTATGGTTGTAAAGTCACCGCAAAGCATGCATcaacaatttaaatacacaaATTACTTCCATGCATACAAGGTTTTATAGTAACCCATGCTTGTAATTTACATGAGTATGGTTCAAGGAAATTTCTAATTAAAGTTCATTGTTGAAGCCTAAATTAATAATGCCGGGTTACTTCTCTCATGTCCCTAATAAGATCTTGCCTCCTAATTTTGAATCaaatgtaaaaaattatttcaataaaataataaaatacaattaaCAAAAAGGAGCAATCATTAGGGATGGAGAACAAGAAGTCCTCCTAAAGAACTAAAAATCAAAACCTAGAGACAAAGAAAGAGAGATACACGAGAGAATGCCAAAAAACTAGAGCTCTCCTATCTTGAAGCACAACAATGAGTTTACTCATAACTTTGTATTGTGTGCAACCAAAAAAATGggataaatatttaaaatgttcATCATTGGATCATCACCTTGGGATACAGAGACATTATTTGTCATTATTTAGTATTAGGAAGAGTCTATTAATAATGTTTGGTGTCCAACCATGAGAAGCAAATTAAAATACTAGGCACTATTGCCCTAAATTGATCTTCATTTTTGCTCCCTTGCATGGGGCCTGCAAATAACGTTGTTTCATCCAATAGTTTTTCAGCTAAAAATGCTACTTAGTATAGTGTTTTAAATGACAATGTGTCAGCCATGCTTTTATCcccaaattaaaaaaattttggatgGTCCAATATGTTTTGTTTAAAAACCACTTGACCATCCAATGTTTTTTCGAACGCATCAATCTGGAAAATAAAATTCAATTTGAATTGGTTTCAAAACTCTCCGTTTTTTGTCTCATAGATTCTTTATGacctttctttatttattttttaaatttaaaaataataattaataaagtGAGGATCTtccttaattttattttgttttgtttatttttattgtcaTTTTAGTGGGAGTGTGGTACCCTTTCATGGATTACCCGAATAGAATATCTTTACTGATGAGTTTATTCAACTCATTCTGACATCTTTGAATATCCTCAGTTAATTCGGATAGGACTTTTGTTTCATCTATGTTTCTGAGAGCACTCTGCACCTCTTTGTTGTCTTTAGCGGTATATTTTCCTAATATACTACTTCAGGCTTGAGGAACTTCTCCATCCTGGTTTTGTTTGAGAGCTCCAACCCTTTGTTTGAGACGGGACCGGAGAAAACTCAATAAACACATAAATTTTTATTCATGAAACagaaataaattattattcaTTGAAACAGAGGCATGCACGTTGCCAATGCGACCTAGGGCTGCATAGTACTCTTATAGGTCGTGTCGTACTGCCAAATCAGAAGGTATAACATTCCATGCAATCATGTGGCGACCATCACTTGTGGTGACAGTGAAGGAGAGGGTTTCACCATGGAAACTGGAGCTGGCTTGCCAGTTTTGACCCCAGTTCCTTCTCATGAAAGATGTTCTAGAAAATAAAATGTACTTTTAGAATTTGAAAAACCCTAACTATGTCCATAATCCATTAGATTtttatgtattaaataaacatgaAATTAGGTTagactttgaaaaaaaaaaaaacgcatgACTCAAGTAATCAATACCTCCTGTAAGACACTGGTACCATCCCAGCTTGGAATTTGGCAATTTTTTGGAAGGTAGGTTTAGAGAGATCAAAATGTGCCCGCAGTACACTGTACCAACCTCCATTATCATTAGGCTTAGAAGGATTTGGTGGGCCAAATTTGGTCGCAGTGACCATAACAGATTGACCAAGACACCATTGTGGATTATCGACACACCAAATCTCAAAGCAAACCCCACAAGTTGAACCTTGGTTGAACAATATTGTGCTTAAAGCTGTATTGTAACTATCATATCCTTCTTTTACTAGGTCATCATAGCCACAAGCTCCACTTGCATTAAATATGTACTAGACTAAATTATACGCTTTAAAAAATTTGTATTAACTCTATCTATATTTGATATGTGTCTacgtgatatatatatatatatatatatatatatatatatatgtcttatgtATTATAGGGAGTATAATAGTTGAGTACCCCATTCAGAGTTATCTCCTTCATAGAAAGTGGCATTAGCTTTATGCAAAGTATCATCCGCATTAAGAGTGTTAGGACTATAGACTACCCAGAGAAACCCAAGTATAATAAAACCATAAATAGCCATTTCACATGTAGAGACACTAACATTCAACTTAGAAAAAATGGATAAATATAGAGCAGAGAAAGAGAAATTGGTGAGAAGAGATGATAGAGTGATGGGGGTACAAATAGAATCATGCAACAtgttatatattgaaaatatttgggTCAATGGAGCATGCCATTATGGGTCAATGTGGCAACACAAAAGAACATCATAGATTCGTGATGGTCAATGAGTTCAAGAAGAATATTAATTACTACCCTTCGCATATATGTGGgggaataaaaaattttattagcCTACACAATTGAAATAATTAGCTTCTTTTGGGAAATGGAGGAACCTAATAATCattataaaattctaaactaaGTCATTATGTAAGGGCACTCTAGATGGAGTCCACCTTGATCCTATATATCATAGTTTTAAAAAATCAGATTAGTGACAAACCCAAGAAACCATAGGGTGAATCAATGGTTAAACTTGTGACATTTATGTTGTATGTTTAATGATTTTATacttattatatttttcaaataatgaaaGAGAATATTTTCTAAAATGCAACCACCTCCTCATTTTTTAACTTTCAATTTGCTCTTAAAAAGTCAAAATGAAAGCATTAAATGAgaaatttccattttcatatataaaatgtttaaaaatttttatttttagtaaattGATTAAATGCTTTGAAGAATTCTTGGAAAGTGGAATCTTCCACCTAGCACCCTTCACTATTTTTTCTTGCCTCCCCATttcgtctttttttttttctcttaaatattaataataaataaaatatcctCAAAGCGGAGATAAAGGGGTACCTTAAGATGCATTTTAAAGAAAGTAAACATGAGGTTAGCAAATGGATTGTAACTCCTACAAAATGGAAGGTATAAAAGGAGAGCAACTCCTATAAATCCATTATAATTATGGGAACCTCGTATTAACATTGAAACCAAACAAATAAGAAGATAGCTATATGACATGTTTGGATACAGCATTTTCTTTGAGGTAAAGAAAGTaatcaaaaatcattttctattatatttttacTCTTTCTCAAAtatcattaaaattaaaatatctttttataaatttttaatttttatttcaaaattttaaataattacaaaaatttcaCCTAATTTTCAAAAGTTCAAACAAAATGCAGAAAAcaatgaaaatatgttttcaaatttcttatataaACTTATCCTCATAATTATTTCAAGGGcagcttgaaaaaaaaaataatgaatttaTGATCGGGATCGGCATGTGTTGCCCATATATTTTGCAGATGTTCTGACGCGTGGACGACGTCCGAAAGTCAACATTTCCTTCGCTGAGATGCTAACACATGGAAGACCTTCGGATGCCACTTTTGTTCGTTGCTTCGTAGGAATTCATGGAGTATCTAGAAGATGTTTTAAGAGTAAAAAAGTCTCGAATTGAGATGCTGAACCAAAACCGAGATCAAGAccccttgtgggccccacacggctgGGCCTCCCCCTTTGATTATTGACTTTGTTACATTTAATATGTAGccttgcaagacaacttgcttgcatgtgctgTGTCTTGTAAGTCGTGTTTAGTAACTTGTGTTTAGTTATTATTGTGTTTAGAAAATAGGTGTCTTTATTATGTTTGAAAGTTGTGGGTTTTGTTGAGGGTTATAATCTTCATTTATTTTGTCCCccatgtagacaccctaatttttaccaggcctTTCTGAGAGGACTTGGCATAATAAAGTTAACTTTAAGtgatatgaaccaacaagctcttattgcacaggatgatctgcacatgccaagtAGACCCATtgcaagagctagagccaagaagggcaaggaggctatgcaaggactaattgagaagttgcttgagcaagagtcaatgagggccatagacactaaagaaaaagactttcttaAAGATCCTAAGgtggtaaattgtctaaagacatGTGAAGTTGGAATCTTAAGccaataagggctgtttggggaatttttattggctaaatagtgggccaattgtgtctattaagcatgacatgtgacttacacatgtttcattaaatgacatggcacatggcatgtgacttgcacatgtttcgttaaatgacatgacatgcttaaggttatgtggggctattttattggccatattgatgtcatagcctatttttattgactgaactgatgtcatgggtttcttttattgaCCGAACTAATTCCAAGTGAGGTTtctttctcttcaagttctttatTCAACTTTCAccaaacttatcaaaggtgctacctttgtggcgttcgtccattaatttgatattcttggtttgtgcttcacgtcaagcaataggtcaaggatccactaccatgttgaatgttattttgggtttggggttttgataaatctgatttagGGTCTTCGGACATTCATTTTAGGGTTccgcatcatttggtattagagctttgaTTCAAATCAGGTtttatctatcttatttttcttgtttgctttCGAAAATTCGTTTATTTTATAATCATTTACCCTTgtttcatattcttctatcatcTGATCTACCTATTTTGTTTTCATGTTTTCGAAATTTTCCATCTCCTCTTTAATATAATCCATCATCAAGATTGTATCTTTTGTGGCTGGAAATTGCAAGAAACACAACAAGGTTGATTagagcacattaaaaaaaaaaaaaaaaaaagccattttgtgcattcaaaaaaaaaaaaagagaatgaaaGAGAAAAGGCAATATTTTGcattcaaaaaggaaaaaaaaaaagaaaaagaaggcaacaACTTGAAGGTTTGTGCAATATGTGGCTGCACTTAACTTGGATTCTCCTTTGGCTTTATCTTAGTCCATCCTAAAATCTATTCAATTTATTATTctgatttgtgtttgaatatatccttggtcgagttaattattttgttccattgaatttcttcttattttatttgcatcattattgttttcttgacttctttttgtctttccttcattgttttgtgtcatgatttagttgttctattgttattttaattGATATCTTCTTTCTAATTCATTGATTCAATTTCTGCATTTGGTTGGACTATTAGtttgtttgggattagttcattaaagaactaaaagagaaatcctgAGTGGTAAGAGGCACGAGTGTGTGAGTGTATCAGAGggaaaaaagccaaaaaaaaaaattgtgtcaaaACATGAGTGTTGAGTGTCATTGTTTGGAGGGTAAACACGTAAGAGAGTGAGTGAggaatttttttctctttaatatccTTTTTGCAGGTTTGAAATCATGAATAGAAAGGCAGTTGGCACTAAAACTTCTAGCAAAGGTAGGgagaatgagaaccctccacaagactcattcttcaccttgcaagccaTTTAACAGTAGTTTGAAAGACTTAATACAGTTTTTGGGGAGTTCAAAGATAGATTGGATAGACAAGATGCTGCAATTGATGGACTGAGAAGAGGGAAATCCAATAAAAGGAGGCAAAGGCCACATACTCCTCCgattgctgaatttgaacatgatataggtagcaataaagcaagtgatgatgaacatgaTAGTAAGGGCAGATTTTCTTATCGAGGTGCTAGGCAAGAGCTGCAACCTCGATGGGAGCTAAGGGGTCGAGATAACATCGATATgaagcatcaaaatgaagatccctccttttcaagggaaaaataacccggatgtataccttgaatgggagaggaaggttgagctcatttttgagtgttataACTACTTTCGAAaaaaagaaggtgaaattggcaGCTATGGAGTTCACTGACTATACACtggtatggtgggatcaaattcttctcAGCAGATGAAGAAACATGGAAAGGCCTATTGAGATATGGGCTGAAATAAAGGTGGTGATGAAGAAGCGATTTGTACCAAACGACTACTAACGAGACTTACACCAACGTCAtcaaagccttacccaaggtaccaaaagtgtAAAGGACTACCGCAGTTAAGGAGATAGAGATGGAGATGGCTATGATTCAGGCAAATACTAAGGAAGATAGAGAAGCTACAATGGCACGATTCTTATGTTGGTTGAACCAGGAAATTGTTAACATAGTGAAGCTGCAgcactatgtggagttagaggatatggtgcatatggcaatgaaagtagagaggcaactcaaacaaaaaggtggaaacaagcatgctacaacaacttCGGCTTCCCATTCCACATGCAAACCGaattaaatgaaattaaaagaagaaagggttgtttccaaatccaaggaagagaaggagaaagacaaAGAAAAAGTGGGCAGCCATGAAAAAGGTACAAATTCTTCTCAACCTAGTAGGTAcagaaataccaagtgttttaggtgtttgggtaCTGACCATATTGCATCACCATGCCCAAATAAAAGAGCAATGAGTATGAGAGATGATGATATTATTGAGATCAATGATGAATAGATTGATCATGAGTCCATGGCTTCACTAGAAAAGtctagtgatgttgagtatgcTGTCCATGGTGAGGTattagtaactaggagagctttaaacatgcatgtggtgaaagatgaaaatgaggagcagcatgagaatatatttcatactcgatgttacatctacaataaggtgtgtagcatgatcatcGATGAAGGGAGTTGTACTAACGTAGctagtaccacattagtagagaagttggggttgcaatgcataaaacatcccaggccttacaaacttcaatggctgaatgagtgtggggaggttagggtgaataagcaagtgctgattgtattttcaattggaaaatattctAATAAGATTCTTTGTGATGTGGTccctatgcatgctagtcacatcttattgggcaGGCCATGGCAAGATGATTAACGTGTCACTTatgatgggttcaagaataggtattcctttataaaagatgggaggagtgtgacccttgtaccattgacttCTAAGAAAGTGTATGGAGATCAAGTTAGATTGAAAAtagcaaatgatgagaaaaacaaaaaaaaaaaaaagaataaaacaaaaggagaggtagagagcattgaaaaaaaaaaaaaaaggagagaaaatgagggcAAGAGAGGAGctgaaattaggaaaaaaaatatagtggtaaaaatgatggaaaaacagcgagagaggaaaaagtgagtttgtatgcaaaagaaaaagagtgtcagaaagctttttatgcacaaagacctctAGTTGTACTTATGCATAAGGAGGCATCTTTGAGCACTAATGACTTGcctcttccttgcctagtgcTGTTGTATCTTTGTTGCAGGAATACAAGGATGTCTTTCCTATAGATGtgcccaatggtttgccaccGATTAAAGGAATTGAGCATCATATTGACTTCATCGCCGGGGCTACAATTCCCAGCCATCCAGCCTATAGGAGCAGCCCCGAGgagactaaggaacttcaaagacaagttaAGGAGCTGCTAGCTaaggggcatgtgagggagagcatgagtctGTGTATGGTACCCATTCTATTGGTACCGAATAAAGATGGATCATAGAGGATGTGCGTGGAGTGTAAAGTcatcaataaaatcactgtaaagtaTCACCAACCTATCCTTAGACTAGATGTcatgttagatgaactgcatgacttatgcatcttttctaaaattgatttaaaaagtggctaccatcaaataagaatgaaaccgggtgacgaatggaaaactgcatttaagacaaagtatggtttgtatgaatggatggttatgccatttggtctcacCAATGCACCTAGCACGTTCATTCACTTCATGAATCATGTATTGCGTGCATTTATAGGAAGATTTAAAGTTGTCTACTTTGACGACATCCTAGGGTGCAACAAGAATCTTGATGATAacttgg
The Malania oleifera isolate guangnan ecotype guangnan chromosome 13, ASM2987363v1, whole genome shotgun sequence DNA segment above includes these coding regions:
- the LOC131145864 gene encoding expansin-A16-like, translating into MVTATKFGPPNPSKPNDNGGWYSVLRAHFDLSKPTFQKIAKFQAGMVPVSYRRTSFMRRNWGQNWQASSSFHGETLSFTVTTSDGRHMIAWNVIPSDLAVAYWSGVRAVREERMESNLYAQAHVRVQGTHDRGLPELVGVQVHDRRAAAWSSSSVRPG